The sequence TACAATATAATCAATTAATCTAATTTATACAACCCCGACAAACTTATCAAAATTTTTAACATGCTGATAGCTAATGTAATAAATACTATACAAAAAACAAATTTTAAAAATAATTACTCTAAAAAAAGACAATACTTAAACGACAACACTGGAAAATTTAATATTCATGCTACATTTAATTATAATCAGTTCATAATTTCAATAATATTATTAAATAGTATATTAATAAATATATTATAGGGCAATAAATTTTCCAAAATTATTCATATGAACTAAATATAATATAATCAAAGTTTACTTTATGAACATGATGAATTCATAAAAAAACATCATAGACACTACAAAAAATCTCATGCCCGATTATTCGGGATTTGTGGAAAAGTCAATTGCATTTATTAATATTTCCAAAGGAATCAGATTAATAGATAAATTTTTTGAAAATTTGGAGATTTATAAAAAAAATAGAATAGGTTAAAATATGAGAGATATTGACGAGCTTAAAAAAACACCAGGACTATCGCTTAAAAGGTATTTGATACTATTCATTGCAAATTTAATAGGATTGTATTTGATTAACTTTGGATTGGATTTTAAATTAACCAACTTGAATAATGTTATCATATTCATATTCTTCATTTCTATTATTAATGCGATATTATGGCCACTTCTAACAAAGTTATTAATGCCCTTTTTTGTTTGGACTTTCGGAATAGCAGCTCTCGCTTTAAATGGAGGGCTAATTGCATTTTTCGGACCATATTTCGGTTTACACATAGAGGGAATATGGATAATTTTAACACCATTAATAATATCATTAATTTCCATTATTCTATCAACCATATTTGCAATTAAGGATGATGAATATTATCAATCTGTTTTAAGGGAAGCACAAAGGAAAAGAAAAGGAGATATTAAAGATTATCCCGGACTTATAATCGTGGAAATCGACGGGCTTGCATATGACGTTTTATGTGAAGCTATCAAAAAGGGTTATATGCCAACCGTCAAGTCAATGCTGGATAATAAAACCCATACCCTTAAAAAATGGGAAACAGATTTGTCTTCACAGACAGGAGCCAGTCAGGCAGGAATCCTGCATGGAAATAATGAAGATATCACAGCTTTTAGATGGGTTGAAAAAGAAAATGACAATCAAATAATGCAATGTTCAGGAGTTACAAAAGTCAAAATACTTGAAGAAAGAATATCTGATGGAAATGGATTGCTTGTTGAAAATGGAGCGAGCAGATCCAATCTATTTTCAGGGGATACAGACAATGTAATCTTCACTTTCAGTAAAATAACAGATATGAAAAAACTATATAACAACGCATGGTATTCCATTTTTTCAAATCCCAACAATTTCGCACGTATAGTCGTGTTGCTCATTGAAGATATGATTCATGAAATATATTCCCAATTGAAACACAAAATATTAAACATCAGACCAAGAATTTCACGAGGAATCGCATATATTCCAACAAGAGCCGGAACAAATGTATTCATGAGAGAAATCAACACCGAAACATTAATTGGGGACATGATGATTGGAGATATAGATGTTGCATATTCCACATATCTGGGTTATGATGAAATTGCACACCATTCCGGAGTTAGAGATGAAGATGCATGGTTTGCCCTTAAAGGAATGGATAAACAGATAAAACGTTTGTTTAATGGAAACAAATATTCTCCAAGAGAATATCAATTCGTAATTCAATCAGATCATGGTCAGACTAATGGTGCAACATTCAAACAGAGATACGGACAATCATTTGAAGACTTTATCAAATCGCTGATTCCTCAAGACATTAACATGTATGCGGAAATGTCTTCAAACGAAGACCATTTTGCGGAGGTATACATTCCATTTTCAGATAAAATCAAATACTTTAAAAACAAAAGAAAAGCGTATAAAGAACAAAAGTTATTAGAATCTGAAATCGTTGTTCTTGCCTCTGGAAATCTGGCTATGATTTATCTAACCCAATGGGGCCACAGACTAACATATGAAGAAATCAACGAAAAGTTTCCAGATATGATTAATAAAATCATAGATAATGAATACATAGGATTTGTTTTAGTCCGTTCATCACAAAAAGGAGACATGGCAATAGGTAAAAACGGAACATACTACCTGGATACTGATGAAATTGAAGGAGAAAATCCACTCAAAGGATTTGGAAACAATATTGTTCAACATTTAAAAAGAAACAGTTCATTTAAATACACACCTGACATTTTGGTCAACAGCTTTTATGATGCTGAAAATGATGAGGTTTGTGCCTTTGAAGAGCTGGTTGGAAGCCATGGAGGAGTTGGAGGAAGCCAATCCGAACCATTTATTTTATATCCTTCAGAATGGAATCTTCCCGATGAAGAAATTGTAGGTGCTGAAAACATCTACAGAATACTGAAAACAAATTTAGGCAATATTAAAAAAAGTGGTGAAACTGATAAGTGATTTATCTTGTTCATGATTATGGACTTATTACATATCATGTTTTACACTTTATTATTATTTTTTTAATTCAATTATTGTAAATATTATTATAACCCACATAAAAGTTTTTTTTAAATCTAATTTTATGAATATCACTATAAAAGCATATACATTAACATATTATCCTAAGAATCCCCTACTCAATTTATAAGAAGAAGTTCAAAAATGACAATAAAAATTTAAATACTGAATAAATATTGTTTTCACATTTACAGGTATAAATATTAATTTAATACTATTTACTGAATTTTTTAAAAAAAATTTATATAATATCTTCTAGAAAAATAAAGATATGGAAATAACTTTGGAGAGTATTAGTCAGATTTTTATAAAATCCAAAAGGTATTGGTTAATCTATTTAATATTCATTGCTATTACCTGCTTGTCTACACTTTCAGCAAAGAACTTCGTGAAGCCAGAGTTTGTTATAACCACATTTTTAATCGTTGCAGTATTGGGTATAATCTGCATTGTTTATTATTTCATGCATGACTCTGAAAATGAACTGTATAAGGTTGCATTTGTAATCATACTTTGTTTTGGAATGATGTCTTCATTAATTGTGCCTATTGTAGATGTCAGCGATGAATTGGAGCATCTTACACGAGCAGAAATCACGTCTCAGGGAGTGATATTCCCCCATTGGGAGAGCGGTCCAAACAATCTCAACAGATTGTACAACCATACTTCTGAAGGAAAGTACAGCACCGCACTTAATAAGGATGTGGGTTTCAGGACATCGGAAAGCCATATGTTTTTCCTAAACAACCGGGAAAATACTGTTTTTGACACGCCCGGAGATACAGACAAGATTTCCAATTCAACAATACTTGACGGATCCGCCTTTGAGCAAAATCCGTTTTACGGATACCTTCCTCAAGCAATTGGTGTTTTTTTAGCCAAACTTTTTGATATGAATGTAATTTGGATGCTTTGGCTTGGCAGGATATTCAATTTAATTTCTTATGCATTTTTAATTTCTTTGGCTATTAAAAAGGCACCTGTGTTAAAAATTCCGCTTTTGGCCGTTGCCTGCATACCTCTTTCGATTTATCAGGCCGCTTCAGTAAGTATAGATTCAATGGTAATCGGTTTGGGCATACTTACAATAGCATATTTCCTATATCTGTATAAGGCAAGTCCACAATCTCTTGATACCAAACATGTTGCGCTATTTTGCGGACTTTCATTGCTTTTAGGTCTTTGCAAGTTGCCTTATCTCGCATTCGTGTTTTTGATATTGCTGGTTCCTAAGGAGAACTTCAAAGATAAGAATATCTTAAGGTACATGCTTTTGGGCATTTTGATTGTTGCCTTTGCAGGAGTATTGTGGAGCACATATTCCGAACCTGCTTTGATGCATTCATGGAGATCAAAACTTAATTATATGAACCCTGCATTGCAGGCAGAATATCTGATAAACAATCCACTTGCCATTTTAAACTTTTTAAGGTTGATTTTCACACAAACTTTAGGCATTACAGTAAATGGTCTGTTCAATTTCTTTGCAGCAGGCAGCGCATATCATTATTCAGACCATTATACACTCATTACAGTATTCCTATGGATATTTCTGGCATTCACATTACTGTTCTATCCAAATAAATCCAAGTTCAATTCGAAGGCAAGATTAGGTTCGCTTCTGATACTGCTAATGGTATATGTTGGAACATGCTTTATTCAGCTTTTGACATGGGCAGATGTGGGAAATACAAATATAGGAGTCAGTACAAGGTACTTTTTACCGCTGTTTGCATTGCTTCCCATCATAGTGCCATTCAGCATAAGAAAACTGGATGAATTCAAGGAGAGTTATGATAAATATGCAATGATTTTCATCATTGGTTTTATGGCCACTTTAATATTGGCTTTTGCAACAAAATATTATTTGATTTAGAGGGGAAAAATGAGTTTAAATGAATTTAAGGATGTATTAATTTCATCAAAAAAGTATTGGCTGATTTATTTGATCTTAATAATTGTTTTGGGTCTTTCAACCATTACATATAAAAATGTATTGCACCCAAATTTTGAGATTAACACATTAATACTTGTTGCGGTTTTGGGGATTCTCTGCATAGTGTATTATTTCATGCACAATTCAGATAAGGAATTGTACAAGGTTGCTTTTGTAATTATACTATGCTTTGGAATTATTACATCATTTATAGTGCCACTCTGCGATGTCAGTGACGAAACAGAACATCTTGCAAGAGCGGAGTTGACTTCAAGAGGAATAATAATTCCTCACTGGACAGGAGAGGATTTAGGTGTTGACAGGGCTTACAATGTATCATCATCCCATAAGGCGGCAGTGTATAATAAAGGTGCTGGATTCGTATCTATTGAAGCAGTAAATTATTTAACGGATCCCTTGGGTGTAACTGTGTATAATACGCCTTATGATACGCAAAAAATTGATTATACTCCAACAATAATCGTTTCCGCTTTCGAACAAAATCCGTTTTACGGATACCTTCCTCAAGCTATAGGTATGGACATTGCCAAATTATTGGATTTAAACGTAGTTTGGATGCTGTGGCTTGGACGGATTCTTAATCTTATGCTTTATGCAGGATTAATATCTTTGGCTATTAAAAAGACCCCCGTTTTAAAAATGCCTTTGCTTGCCGTTTCATGTATACCAATTTCAATCTATCAGGCATCTTCGTTAAGTATAGATTCCATGATAATTGGTCTTGCAATACTTGCCATTGCATACTTCCTATACTTATATAAAGCCGAGAAAAACTCGCTTGGAGTCAAGGAAGTGGTAATATTCTCTGCATTATGCCTGATTCTAGGCCTCTGTAAGTTACCGTATCTGGCATTAATATTCCTATTGCTGCTGATTCCATTCGACAACTTTGAAAAAGGTAAAAAAATCATCCCATATATGATTTTATGTATAGCCCTTGTCGGAATAATCGGAGTTCTATGGAGCAGATATTCACAACCTGCACTTATGCATTCCTGGAGATCCAGACTCAAGTACCTCGATCCGACAGGACAGATGAACTATGTCATGACACATCCGATATTTATTGGAAGGTTCTTTACCCAGATATTCACATATAACATAGCCAAGATTCTATACGGCACATTCAATTTCTTCGGAGCGGCCCAAAAGACACATTATTCAGACAGCTACCACTTGATAGTAGCTACATTATTGCTGTTTTTGGCTGTGATGTTACTTGCCTATCCGAAAAAAATAAAATTCGACAAAAAGACCAAAATTGGAGCATTATTCATTGTACTGATAATATATGTTGGAACCTGCTTCATCCAGCTTTTGACATGGGCAAGTGTTGGAAAGTTAAATCTA comes from uncultured Methanobrevibacter sp. and encodes:
- a CDS encoding phage holin family protein, coding for MRDIDELKKTPGLSLKRYLILFIANLIGLYLINFGLDFKLTNLNNVIIFIFFISIINAILWPLLTKLLMPFFVWTFGIAALALNGGLIAFFGPYFGLHIEGIWIILTPLIISLISIILSTIFAIKDDEYYQSVLREAQRKRKGDIKDYPGLIIVEIDGLAYDVLCEAIKKGYMPTVKSMLDNKTHTLKKWETDLSSQTGASQAGILHGNNEDITAFRWVEKENDNQIMQCSGVTKVKILEERISDGNGLLVENGASRSNLFSGDTDNVIFTFSKITDMKKLYNNAWYSIFSNPNNFARIVVLLIEDMIHEIYSQLKHKILNIRPRISRGIAYIPTRAGTNVFMREINTETLIGDMMIGDIDVAYSTYLGYDEIAHHSGVRDEDAWFALKGMDKQIKRLFNGNKYSPREYQFVIQSDHGQTNGATFKQRYGQSFEDFIKSLIPQDINMYAEMSSNEDHFAEVYIPFSDKIKYFKNKRKAYKEQKLLESEIVVLASGNLAMIYLTQWGHRLTYEEINEKFPDMINKIIDNEYIGFVLVRSSQKGDMAIGKNGTYYLDTDEIEGENPLKGFGNNIVQHLKRNSSFKYTPDILVNSFYDAENDEVCAFEELVGSHGGVGGSQSEPFILYPSEWNLPDEEIVGAENIYRILKTNLGNIKKSGETDK
- a CDS encoding DUF2142 domain-containing protein → MEITLESISQIFIKSKRYWLIYLIFIAITCLSTLSAKNFVKPEFVITTFLIVAVLGIICIVYYFMHDSENELYKVAFVIILCFGMMSSLIVPIVDVSDELEHLTRAEITSQGVIFPHWESGPNNLNRLYNHTSEGKYSTALNKDVGFRTSESHMFFLNNRENTVFDTPGDTDKISNSTILDGSAFEQNPFYGYLPQAIGVFLAKLFDMNVIWMLWLGRIFNLISYAFLISLAIKKAPVLKIPLLAVACIPLSIYQAASVSIDSMVIGLGILTIAYFLYLYKASPQSLDTKHVALFCGLSLLLGLCKLPYLAFVFLILLVPKENFKDKNILRYMLLGILIVAFAGVLWSTYSEPALMHSWRSKLNYMNPALQAEYLINNPLAILNFLRLIFTQTLGITVNGLFNFFAAGSAYHYSDHYTLITVFLWIFLAFTLLFYPNKSKFNSKARLGSLLILLMVYVGTCFIQLLTWADVGNTNIGVSTRYFLPLFALLPIIVPFSIRKLDEFKESYDKYAMIFIIGFMATLILAFATKYYLI
- a CDS encoding DUF2142 domain-containing protein gives rise to the protein MHNSDKELYKVAFVIILCFGIITSFIVPLCDVSDETEHLARAELTSRGIIIPHWTGEDLGVDRAYNVSSSHKAAVYNKGAGFVSIEAVNYLTDPLGVTVYNTPYDTQKIDYTPTIIVSAFEQNPFYGYLPQAIGMDIAKLLDLNVVWMLWLGRILNLMLYAGLISLAIKKTPVLKMPLLAVSCIPISIYQASSLSIDSMIIGLAILAIAYFLYLYKAEKNSLGVKEVVIFSALCLILGLCKLPYLALIFLLLLIPFDNFEKGKKIIPYMILCIALVGIIGVLWSRYSQPALMHSWRSRLKYLDPTGQMNYVMTHPIFIGRFFTQIFTYNIAKILYGTFNFFGAAQKTHYSDSYHLIVATLLLFLAVMLLAYPKKIKFDKKTKIGALFIVLIIYVGTCFIQLLTWASVGKLNLGLSTRYFVPLFAMFPIIGTFRIGRLERNKDELDKYAMVFIIAFMAVMVLSFATKYY